The following are encoded together in the Kribbella voronezhensis genome:
- a CDS encoding metallophosphoesterase family protein, whose translation MEDSITFLHSSDWQLGMMRRFLGPDGQARWAQARLDAVMRIGDVAKATGAAFVVVTGDVFEHNQVERQTILRACEALKRIEVPVVLLPGNHDALEPGSLWTSAQWTGHAPSHVVVVTDTKPLEIVPGVEIVGAPWRSRRPLSDPAAPGYAELAPAPPGIKRILLAHGQLTSLSGGMSDVPTIDQAALEAAVADGRLHYVGLGDRHSTTEVTDRIWFSGTQEVTAPEETHPGNVLAVTLGEDSIEVEPHHVGAWHMVEHHAELDDEESIRALEDFFAELPEKERTYVRLAADGSLPLPLLSRLDAMVDAQGEVFASVERWAKFWTVRPAPDAADLDALQLSGPARAAMEELRQALAGGDETAGAALTLMHRLARDAG comes from the coding sequence ATGGAAGACTCGATCACGTTTCTGCACAGTTCGGACTGGCAGCTGGGGATGATGCGCCGGTTCCTGGGGCCGGACGGCCAGGCCCGGTGGGCTCAGGCGCGGCTGGACGCCGTCATGCGGATCGGCGACGTCGCGAAGGCGACCGGAGCGGCGTTCGTGGTGGTCACCGGGGACGTCTTCGAGCACAACCAGGTCGAGCGGCAGACGATCTTGCGAGCTTGTGAAGCGCTGAAGCGGATCGAGGTACCGGTGGTGCTGCTGCCGGGCAACCACGACGCGCTCGAGCCGGGCTCGCTGTGGACGTCGGCCCAGTGGACCGGGCACGCCCCTTCGCATGTCGTGGTGGTCACCGACACCAAGCCGCTGGAGATCGTGCCGGGCGTCGAGATCGTCGGGGCGCCCTGGCGTTCGCGCCGGCCGCTGTCGGATCCGGCGGCGCCCGGGTACGCCGAGCTTGCTCCCGCGCCGCCTGGGATCAAGCGGATCCTGCTCGCGCACGGCCAGTTGACCAGCTTGAGCGGCGGCATGTCCGACGTACCGACCATTGATCAAGCCGCTCTGGAGGCTGCGGTCGCCGACGGGCGACTGCACTACGTGGGTCTGGGGGATCGGCACTCGACGACCGAGGTGACCGACCGGATCTGGTTCTCCGGGACGCAGGAGGTCACCGCGCCTGAGGAGACACATCCTGGCAACGTTCTCGCTGTGACGCTCGGCGAGGACTCGATCGAGGTGGAGCCGCACCACGTCGGTGCCTGGCACATGGTCGAGCACCACGCCGAGCTGGACGACGAGGAGTCGATCCGGGCGCTGGAGGACTTCTTCGCCGAGCTGCCGGAGAAGGAGCGGACGTACGTGCGGCTCGCGGCCGACGGGTCGCTGCCGTTGCCACTGCTGAGCCGGCTGGACGCCATGGTGGACGCGCAGGGCGAGGTGTTCGCGAGCGTGGAGCGGTGGGCCAAGTTCTGGACGGTCCGGCCCGCTCCGGACGCGGCGGACCTCGACGCGTTGCAGTTGAGCGGGCCTGCCCGAGCGGCGATGGAGGAGTTGCGCCAGGCGCTGGCCGGCGGCGACGAGACAGCCGGCGCCGCGCTGACGTTGATGCACCGCCTGGCCCGGGACGCAGGATGA
- a CDS encoding phosphatase domain-containing protein gives MPEDLRPYAVLDVDATLSDTSKRIHFLAKRPKDWDSFFAAAKDDAVLDEGLAVANTLAAEHEIVYLTGRPERLRRDTVKWFEDNGFPDGKLLMRGNNDRRPSAVMKLARLRTLAQERPVAVLVDDDVKVCAAAEKAGYTVLRADWGLDAETQPTLFEAQETEGRT, from the coding sequence GTGCCCGAAGACCTGCGACCGTACGCCGTACTGGATGTCGACGCGACGTTGTCGGACACCAGCAAACGGATCCACTTCCTCGCCAAGCGGCCCAAGGACTGGGATTCGTTCTTCGCGGCGGCCAAGGACGACGCGGTGCTCGACGAGGGGCTGGCGGTGGCGAACACCCTGGCGGCCGAGCACGAGATTGTGTACCTGACCGGGCGGCCCGAGCGGCTGCGGCGGGACACGGTGAAGTGGTTCGAGGACAACGGCTTTCCCGACGGGAAGCTGTTGATGCGCGGGAACAACGACCGGCGCCCGTCCGCGGTCATGAAGCTGGCGCGGTTGCGAACGCTCGCCCAGGAGCGGCCGGTCGCAGTACTGGTCGATGACGACGTCAAGGTCTGCGCTGCCGCCGAGAAGGCGGGCTACACGGTGCTGAGGGCCGACTGGGGACTCGATGCCGAGACCCAGCCGACCCTCTTCGAAGCGCAGGAGACCGAAGGCCGGACCTGA
- a CDS encoding ABC transporter substrate-binding protein, with amino-acid sequence MKRTTRAFAVAAALALAATACNANDKSATPGGGSTAAAEQGGTFHILTTSKELSLDPAKSQSLGISAIHLVLRGLTSWKTTPDKAAELVPDLATDTGQVSDGGKTWTFKLKPGLKYADGSPIVAADIKYGVERSFAPELSGGLNYHKTLLAGAEKYTGPYKGGELASIETPDDATVVFKLNKAFGDWPWIVSMPAFAPVPKKADTDPAHYGEKPAASGPYQVKSYSPGSKLELERNPSWDKASDPARTGLPDAVVYDMGLQADVINQRLIADAGDDKFAATTGTSVPAALIPTVTGNPAVKARVATSPSGALEYLAMNNKRPALSNPAVRKAIEYAVDKQAVQVAEGGPEFGGEIATTLITPGIDGYTKYDLYQAPPNGDPEKAKQLLAAAGVSNLSLVLAADNSPGGLSVAQAIQQGLKKAGISVTIKPYDSDALTEVQTGPKGDYDLTVSSWLPDYPSALGNIQPLFASSEIGNGGYNMSRYSNPAVDAAINAATAETDRTKAAAAWGAIDQQIMKDAPLVPLIYARNAFLHGSKVQNFYLPPYPPYPNTLIVGLSK; translated from the coding sequence ATGAAACGCACTACCCGCGCGTTCGCAGTCGCGGCCGCACTGGCGTTGGCGGCCACCGCCTGCAATGCCAACGACAAGTCGGCCACGCCCGGCGGCGGCAGCACAGCCGCCGCCGAGCAGGGCGGCACCTTCCACATCCTCACCACCAGCAAGGAGCTGAGCCTGGACCCGGCCAAGAGCCAGAGCCTGGGCATCAGCGCGATCCACCTGGTACTGCGGGGCCTGACGTCGTGGAAGACCACTCCGGACAAGGCTGCCGAACTGGTCCCCGACCTGGCCACCGACACCGGTCAGGTCAGCGACGGCGGCAAGACCTGGACGTTCAAGCTGAAGCCGGGCCTCAAGTACGCCGACGGCTCGCCGATCGTTGCCGCTGACATCAAGTACGGCGTGGAGCGCAGCTTCGCGCCCGAGCTGTCCGGTGGTCTCAACTACCACAAGACGCTCCTCGCGGGCGCCGAGAAGTACACCGGTCCGTACAAGGGCGGCGAGCTCGCCTCGATCGAGACCCCCGACGACGCCACCGTCGTCTTCAAGCTGAACAAGGCGTTCGGCGACTGGCCGTGGATCGTCAGCATGCCGGCCTTCGCGCCGGTGCCGAAGAAGGCCGACACGGATCCGGCCCACTACGGCGAGAAGCCGGCCGCCAGCGGTCCCTACCAGGTCAAGTCGTACTCGCCCGGGTCGAAGCTCGAGCTGGAGCGCAACCCGTCCTGGGACAAGGCGAGCGACCCGGCCCGGACCGGTCTGCCCGACGCGGTCGTCTACGACATGGGCCTGCAGGCCGACGTGATCAACCAGCGGCTGATCGCGGACGCCGGTGACGACAAGTTCGCCGCCACCACCGGTACGTCGGTGCCGGCCGCGCTGATCCCCACGGTGACCGGCAACCCGGCGGTGAAGGCGCGCGTCGCCACCTCGCCGTCCGGTGCGCTGGAGTACCTGGCGATGAACAACAAGCGCCCGGCGCTGTCGAACCCGGCCGTCCGCAAGGCGATCGAGTACGCCGTCGACAAGCAGGCCGTCCAGGTCGCCGAGGGTGGTCCGGAGTTCGGCGGCGAGATCGCCACCACCCTGATCACGCCCGGGATCGACGGCTACACCAAGTACGACCTGTACCAGGCGCCGCCGAACGGTGATCCCGAGAAGGCGAAGCAGCTGCTGGCAGCGGCCGGCGTGAGCAACCTCAGCCTGGTGCTCGCCGCCGACAACTCGCCGGGCGGCCTGAGCGTCGCGCAGGCGATCCAGCAGGGACTGAAGAAGGCCGGCATCTCCGTCACCATCAAGCCGTACGACTCGGACGCGCTGACCGAGGTCCAGACCGGGCCGAAGGGCGACTACGACCTGACCGTGTCGAGCTGGCTGCCGGACTACCCGAGCGCGCTCGGCAACATCCAGCCGTTGTTCGCGTCGTCGGAGATCGGCAACGGCGGGTACAACATGTCCCGCTACTCGAACCCGGCGGTGGACGCCGCGATCAACGCCGCGACGGCGGAGACCGACCGGACCAAGGCCGCCGCGGCCTGGGGTGCGATCGACCAGCAGATCATGAAGGACGCTCCGCTGGTTCCGCTGATCTACGCGCGCAACGCGTTCCTGCACGGCTCGAAGGTGCAGAACTTCTACCTGCCGCCCTACCCGCCGTACCCGAACACCCTGATCGTGGGCCTGAGCAAGTAA
- a CDS encoding ABC transporter ATP-binding protein produces MSTIEQSTKDAIGQDAEELLRLDGVKKYFGLRGVPFRKAAAVKAVDGVDLVVRRGETVGLVGESGSGKSTLARLATRLLDPTEGRVTISGQDVTTVRGRRLRPVRRKIQMVFQDPQASLNPRQSVGTILTTPFRAQGIRPSRAQLIELLHQVGLSEEHLERYPHEFSGGQRQRIGIARALAVRPGLLICDEPVSALDVSVQAQVLNLLADLRDELGLSYVLVAHDLAVVRQVADRLAVMYLGTIVEEGPAAEVYAAPAHPYTRALLSAVPVPDPGAARDRIVLTGDVPTPIDPPSGCPFRTRCYKVQDVCATVRPVLEPVAGGDHRAACYFPELSSPPTSERTP; encoded by the coding sequence GTGAGCACGATCGAGCAGAGCACCAAGGACGCGATCGGGCAGGATGCAGAGGAGCTGCTCCGCCTGGACGGCGTGAAGAAGTACTTCGGCTTGCGCGGCGTCCCGTTCCGCAAGGCGGCCGCGGTGAAGGCGGTCGACGGTGTCGATCTCGTCGTGCGCCGGGGCGAGACGGTCGGCCTCGTCGGGGAATCCGGCTCAGGCAAGTCCACCCTCGCCCGGCTGGCGACGCGGCTCCTGGACCCCACCGAGGGCCGGGTCACCATCTCCGGCCAGGACGTCACCACCGTGCGCGGCCGGCGGCTCCGTCCGGTCCGGCGGAAGATCCAGATGGTGTTCCAGGATCCGCAGGCCTCGCTCAACCCGCGGCAGTCGGTCGGCACGATCCTGACCACGCCGTTCCGGGCCCAGGGGATCCGCCCGAGTCGTGCCCAGCTGATCGAGTTGCTGCACCAGGTCGGTCTGTCGGAGGAACACCTGGAGCGCTATCCGCACGAGTTCTCGGGTGGTCAGCGGCAGCGGATCGGGATCGCGAGAGCGCTCGCCGTACGGCCCGGTCTGCTGATCTGCGACGAACCGGTCTCGGCGCTCGACGTCTCGGTCCAGGCGCAGGTGCTGAATCTGCTGGCCGACCTGCGCGACGAGCTCGGCCTGTCGTACGTGCTGGTCGCGCACGACCTCGCGGTGGTCCGCCAGGTCGCGGACCGGCTCGCGGTGATGTACCTGGGCACGATCGTCGAGGAGGGCCCGGCCGCCGAGGTGTACGCGGCGCCCGCTCACCCGTACACCCGAGCGCTGCTGTCCGCGGTACCGGTTCCCGATCCCGGAGCTGCCCGGGACCGGATCGTGCTGACAGGTGATGTGCCCACCCCGATCGACCCGCCCTCCGGGTGTCCGTTCCGCACCCGGTGCTACAAGGTCCAGGACGTCTGCGCCACCGTCCGGCCCGTACTCGAACCGGTGGCGGGCGGCGATCACCGGGCCGCCTGCTACTTCCCTGAACTCTCGAGCCCCCCCACGTCTGAGAGGACACCATGA
- a CDS encoding ABC transporter ATP-binding protein, whose product MPEPRKTPSETPVLEVHDLHVTFRTEGGLVPAVDGIDFAVAPGRTLAIVGESGSGKSVSSAAVMGLLPPNADVKGEVLLGGRELTKLTAEELRKIRGNEVALVFQDALSALNPYYSVGWQVAEAYRLHHDVSKKEANVRAVRMLDLVGIPSAAQRARAYPHEFSGGMRQRVVIAMALVNDPKVLIADEPTTALDVTVQAQIIRLLEDVQTEFGTALVLISHDLGVVAEVADDVLVMYAGRAAEQGSVKDIFYRAAHPYSLGLLGAMPRVDVPPKHRLTTIPGSPPSPGSIETGCPFQPRCAYTERVGERCITERPVLTPRPGEGNHEAACHLGRRPEIAQEVALTGIQENAAPEGAPLQQSAAKEAAPLQPSAEESAL is encoded by the coding sequence ATGCCTGAGCCGCGCAAGACACCGAGCGAGACCCCGGTGCTCGAGGTGCACGACCTGCACGTCACGTTCCGGACCGAAGGCGGCCTGGTGCCGGCCGTCGACGGCATCGACTTCGCCGTCGCGCCGGGCAGGACGCTCGCGATCGTCGGGGAGTCCGGTTCCGGCAAGAGCGTCAGCTCGGCGGCCGTGATGGGCCTGCTTCCGCCCAACGCCGACGTCAAGGGCGAGGTGCTGCTGGGTGGTCGTGAGCTGACGAAGCTGACCGCCGAGGAGCTGCGCAAGATCCGCGGCAACGAGGTCGCGCTGGTGTTCCAGGACGCGCTCTCCGCGCTCAATCCGTACTACAGCGTCGGCTGGCAGGTCGCCGAGGCGTACCGGCTGCATCACGACGTCTCCAAGAAGGAGGCGAACGTCCGGGCGGTCCGGATGCTCGACCTGGTCGGCATCCCCTCGGCCGCGCAACGCGCACGGGCCTACCCGCACGAGTTCTCCGGCGGTATGCGGCAGCGGGTCGTGATCGCGATGGCGCTGGTCAACGACCCGAAGGTGCTGATCGCCGACGAGCCGACCACCGCCCTCGACGTCACCGTGCAGGCCCAGATCATCCGGTTGCTCGAGGACGTCCAGACCGAGTTCGGAACCGCTCTCGTGCTGATCTCCCACGACCTCGGCGTGGTCGCGGAGGTCGCGGACGACGTACTGGTGATGTACGCCGGGCGCGCGGCCGAGCAGGGCTCGGTGAAGGACATCTTCTACCGCGCGGCGCATCCGTACAGCCTCGGGCTGCTCGGCGCGATGCCGCGCGTCGACGTACCGCCCAAGCATCGCCTCACCACGATTCCCGGCAGTCCGCCGTCGCCCGGTTCGATCGAAACGGGCTGCCCGTTCCAGCCGCGGTGTGCTTACACGGAACGCGTCGGAGAGCGCTGCATCACCGAGCGCCCGGTGCTCACGCCACGCCCCGGCGAAGGCAACCACGAGGCCGCCTGCCACCTCGGCCGCCGCCCGGAGATCGCCCAGGAAGTAGCCCTCACGGGCATCCAGGAGAACGCCGCCCCAGAAGGCGCCCCGCTCCAGCAGAGCGCCGCGAAGGAAGCGGCCCCGCTCCAGCCGAGTGCCGAGGAGAGTGCACTGTGA
- a CDS encoding ABC transporter permease — protein sequence MPDLVWFVIRRLLATVLVMLALSLAVYLIFYALPADPARLGCGKPCTPDRLEQARHFMQLDQSTMQQYLQFLKGIVAGRTFGEGTAAVQCNAPCFGYSFPLARPVTTLILSRLPITASIAIGAAVLWLVAGVSLGVGAALRRGRLFDRFAVGFALVGVASPSFLVGLLAILVFGFWLNMVPVNGYVPLTESPVDWAWHLVLPWLVLAALNAASYIRLTRAQMLEEMNLDHITTARAKGAGEGRVVLLHGLRGVLVPIVTIFGLDLGGLLGGAILTEKVFSMQGLGELLISSVGQLDVAVVVGVTLFSAFLVILANLVVDVLHGVLDPRVGHA from the coding sequence ATGCCGGACCTGGTGTGGTTCGTGATCCGGCGGCTGCTCGCGACCGTGCTGGTGATGCTCGCGCTGAGCCTGGCCGTCTACCTGATCTTCTACGCGCTGCCGGCGGACCCGGCCCGCCTGGGCTGCGGCAAGCCCTGTACGCCGGACCGCCTCGAGCAGGCCCGGCATTTCATGCAGCTCGACCAGAGCACCATGCAGCAGTACCTGCAGTTCCTCAAGGGCATCGTGGCCGGCCGGACCTTCGGCGAAGGCACCGCCGCGGTGCAGTGCAACGCGCCGTGCTTCGGCTACTCGTTCCCGCTCGCCCGACCGGTGACCACGTTGATCCTGAGCAGGTTGCCGATCACGGCGTCGATCGCGATCGGTGCCGCGGTGCTGTGGCTGGTCGCCGGTGTGTCTCTGGGTGTCGGCGCCGCGCTTCGGCGAGGCCGGTTGTTCGACCGGTTCGCAGTCGGCTTCGCACTCGTCGGCGTCGCTTCGCCGTCGTTCCTGGTCGGGCTGCTGGCGATCCTGGTCTTCGGGTTCTGGCTGAACATGGTCCCGGTGAACGGGTACGTGCCGCTCACCGAGAGCCCGGTCGACTGGGCCTGGCACCTGGTGCTCCCGTGGCTCGTGCTGGCCGCGCTGAACGCCGCGTCGTACATCCGGCTGACGCGGGCGCAGATGCTGGAGGAGATGAACCTCGACCACATCACCACCGCCCGTGCGAAGGGTGCGGGGGAGGGCCGGGTCGTCCTGCTGCACGGGCTTCGCGGCGTGCTGGTGCCGATCGTGACCATCTTCGGGCTCGATCTCGGCGGCCTGCTCGGTGGTGCGATCCTGACCGAGAAGGTCTTCAGCATGCAGGGCCTCGGCGAACTGCTGATCAGCTCGGTGGGCCAGCTCGACGTGGCGGTGGTGGTCGGCGTGACCTTGTTCTCGGCGTTCCTGGTGATTCTGGCGAACCTGGTGGTGGACGTGCTGCACGGAGTACTGGACCCGAGGGTCGGCCATGCCTGA
- a CDS encoding ABC transporter permease translates to MGSEVVSAVSPTRQAFRRVRRDRSARLGAVLVVVLVLIAIAAPLLAKLEGQDPYTYNIGLLDPLRGNAPRGAVGGLSGDHWFGIEPLTGRDLFSIAVLGLRTSLFIAIVVTFVTTVVGTLVGISAAYFGGWYDAVVSRLLDFLFGFPSLLFMIALGIIVPAGFPRWLLLIIVLSVFGWAGLARLIRNQARSLVEREFVEAARSSGSSGWHIVSRELLPNLLGPVLVIATMAVPGIIGAEAGLSFLGVGVPPPTPSLGRSISDSIVWVYTGADPWFLAFPGAMLFLAVLGFTLLGDSVRDAFDVRLRRTH, encoded by the coding sequence GTGGGTTCCGAGGTCGTTTCGGCCGTCTCACCGACCCGGCAGGCTTTTCGCCGGGTCCGCCGGGATCGCAGCGCCCGGCTCGGCGCCGTGCTGGTGGTCGTCCTGGTGTTGATCGCGATCGCGGCGCCGTTGCTGGCGAAACTCGAGGGTCAGGACCCGTACACCTACAACATCGGCCTGCTCGATCCGCTCCGCGGCAATGCGCCGAGGGGAGCCGTCGGCGGGCTCAGCGGCGATCACTGGTTCGGCATCGAGCCGCTGACGGGACGGGACCTGTTCTCGATCGCGGTGCTCGGACTGCGGACGTCGCTGTTCATCGCGATCGTCGTCACGTTCGTCACCACCGTGGTCGGCACGCTCGTCGGCATCAGCGCCGCGTACTTCGGCGGCTGGTACGACGCGGTCGTCTCGCGGCTGCTCGACTTCCTCTTCGGCTTCCCGTCGCTGCTGTTCATGATTGCCTTAGGCATCATTGTGCCGGCCGGGTTCCCGCGCTGGCTGCTGCTGATCATCGTGCTGAGCGTGTTCGGCTGGGCCGGGCTCGCCCGGCTGATCCGTAACCAGGCCAGGTCCCTGGTCGAGCGGGAGTTCGTCGAGGCGGCCCGGTCGTCGGGGTCCAGCGGCTGGCACATCGTCAGCCGCGAACTGCTGCCCAACCTGCTCGGGCCGGTGCTGGTGATCGCGACGATGGCGGTGCCGGGAATCATCGGCGCGGAAGCGGGGTTGTCCTTCCTCGGGGTCGGCGTACCGCCACCGACACCGAGTCTGGGCCGGTCGATCTCGGACTCGATCGTGTGGGTGTACACCGGCGCCGACCCGTGGTTCCTGGCGTTCCCGGGTGCGATGTTGTTCCTCGCCGTGCTCGGGTTCACCCTGCTCGGCGACAGTGTTCGCGACGCGTTCGACGTACGGCTGCGGAGGACTCACTGA
- a CDS encoding GNAT family N-acetyltransferase, whose translation MEQEFTGEIIEWRGPAPYYFVPVPEQECAALRTAASGAGYGWGTLPIRAQLGNAEWKTVLWPKDGSYLLPLKDAVRKPAGLDAGDAVDIRLTFDPMPQRQKRPVKRASVPRTPGSREPITAEQLRIIPANEAAWEDLQAVFGVAGETARCWCQRFRMLPKESFASEGPEELAARLRDQTACGNGQARATTGLVAYLDGEPVGWCAVAPRADHPRLLRDYRVPWLGRDEDKADSTVWAVTCFVTRVGYRRRGVGRALAGAAVGFAREGGARAVEGYPDLVDGGYVGTLAMFTDAGFAEVSRPGNRRAVLRIDF comes from the coding sequence ATGGAGCAGGAGTTCACCGGCGAGATCATCGAGTGGCGCGGTCCGGCGCCGTACTACTTCGTTCCCGTTCCCGAGCAGGAATGTGCCGCGCTGCGAACCGCCGCGTCCGGCGCGGGCTACGGCTGGGGAACACTTCCGATCCGCGCTCAGTTGGGGAATGCCGAGTGGAAGACAGTGCTCTGGCCGAAGGACGGGAGCTATCTGCTCCCGTTGAAGGACGCCGTACGGAAACCCGCTGGACTGGACGCAGGCGATGCGGTGGACATCCGGCTGACGTTCGATCCTATGCCCCAGCGACAGAAACGGCCGGTGAAGCGAGCATCCGTTCCGAGAACGCCGGGTTCGCGGGAACCGATCACCGCCGAGCAGCTCAGGATCATTCCGGCCAACGAGGCTGCTTGGGAGGATCTGCAAGCAGTCTTCGGCGTGGCAGGCGAGACTGCGCGGTGCTGGTGCCAGCGGTTCCGGATGCTGCCCAAGGAATCCTTCGCGTCCGAAGGACCCGAGGAGCTGGCCGCCCGGCTCCGCGACCAGACCGCCTGCGGCAACGGGCAGGCACGTGCGACGACCGGCCTGGTGGCGTATCTCGACGGCGAGCCGGTCGGTTGGTGCGCCGTCGCGCCGCGCGCAGACCACCCGAGGCTGCTCCGCGACTACCGCGTCCCCTGGCTCGGCCGCGACGAGGACAAGGCCGACTCCACCGTGTGGGCCGTGACCTGCTTCGTCACCCGGGTCGGTTACCGGCGCCGGGGAGTCGGCCGCGCTCTCGCGGGCGCCGCCGTCGGATTCGCCCGGGAAGGTGGCGCCCGCGCTGTGGAGGGCTACCCGGATCTCGTCGACGGCGGGTACGTCGGAACACTCGCGATGTTCACCGATGCCGGTTTCGCCGAGGTCAGCCGCCCGGGCAACCGCCGCGCGGTCCTGCGGATCGACTTCTGA
- a CDS encoding RNA polymerase sigma factor, with protein sequence MRGGDSTAYAELVLRHAPVAKRTAVFLGAGSEADDVVQESFVKAYRALGGFRDDAAFKPWLLRIVANETRNLQRSRNRRARREELAALPESVLDPAEEAAVTERRRELLAAVRALPEHYRQVVICRYLLELDEQETATVLGWARGTVKSRLHRALGRLRTQLPDKEVQR encoded by the coding sequence GTGCGAGGTGGGGATTCCACCGCGTATGCGGAGCTGGTGCTGCGGCATGCGCCGGTGGCCAAGCGGACGGCCGTGTTCCTGGGGGCCGGGTCGGAGGCCGACGACGTCGTGCAGGAGTCGTTCGTCAAGGCGTACCGGGCGCTTGGCGGCTTCCGGGATGACGCGGCGTTCAAACCTTGGTTGCTGCGCATCGTCGCGAACGAGACACGCAACCTGCAGCGCTCACGGAATCGCAGGGCACGCCGTGAGGAGTTGGCCGCGCTACCGGAGAGCGTGCTCGATCCTGCCGAGGAGGCGGCCGTCACCGAGCGCCGACGCGAGCTGCTGGCCGCAGTACGGGCTTTGCCTGAGCACTATCGGCAAGTGGTGATCTGCCGGTACTTGCTGGAGCTGGATGAGCAGGAGACGGCGACAGTGCTCGGCTGGGCGCGTGGCACGGTCAAGTCGCGACTGCACCGGGCGCTGGGACGGCTGCGGACACAACTACCCGACAAGGAGGTGCAGCGATGA